In the Streptomyces sp. NBC_00525 genome, one interval contains:
- a CDS encoding ABC transporter substrate-binding protein — translation MKRKTLVLPAVAGLLAPVLAGCGAPDGGGTDTGPVVVGTTDRIAASTTDPAPLDPATAHGPGAQNVLRQTVQTLLATPRGGGAPVPDAAENCRFTDSRSESYRCRLRTGLTFADSTPVTPDDVAHSIDRVRRIGADGGPAALLDSIDTVETAGTRDIVFHLRTPDAAFPYKLATPAAGIVPRAHYPADAARDGFRVDGSGPYTMKAEVRSGRLVKATFTRNPRYRGSHETHDDTVELDVFPDAAAMEKAFDARRVDVMAHAMSTDRARRLLAEPEDGVRLTEMPGLAIGYLGFDTGAPAVRDRAVRRAVARSVDRGRIASRVRGGTVEPLYSPIPAGVTAHANAFYSAYGEPDTAGAAALLKKAEVPTPVRFTLHYPDDRHGPETAAFDAVAKQLNDTGLFDVTARGVPRARFGPALLRGDYAVHGTVLVPDFPDPDAYTAPLLGPAAPPEARTLVDRSRRTADRTAAVPALERLQDVVARDVPVLPLWQETRYTASLEGVGGVEWAVGPGTDLRLWELRRGSA, via the coding sequence ATGAAACGCAAGACCCTGGTGCTGCCGGCCGTCGCGGGCCTGCTGGCGCCCGTGCTCGCCGGCTGCGGCGCGCCGGACGGCGGCGGCACCGACACCGGCCCCGTCGTCGTCGGCACCACGGACCGGATCGCCGCCTCCACCACCGACCCCGCCCCGCTCGACCCGGCCACCGCGCACGGGCCGGGCGCCCAGAACGTGCTGCGGCAGACCGTGCAGACCCTGCTGGCCACCCCACGCGGCGGCGGCGCCCCCGTCCCCGACGCGGCCGAGAACTGCCGCTTCACGGACAGCCGGAGCGAGAGCTACCGCTGCCGGCTGCGCACCGGACTCACCTTCGCCGACAGCACCCCCGTCACCCCCGACGACGTCGCCCACTCCATCGACCGCGTCCGCCGCATCGGCGCCGACGGCGGACCCGCCGCCCTCCTCGACAGCATCGACACCGTCGAGACCGCGGGCACCCGCGACATCGTCTTCCACCTCCGCACCCCGGACGCCGCCTTCCCGTACAAGCTGGCCACCCCGGCCGCCGGGATCGTCCCGCGCGCCCACTACCCCGCCGACGCCGCCCGCGACGGATTCCGGGTGGACGGCTCGGGGCCGTACACCATGAAGGCGGAAGTCAGATCCGGCCGGCTCGTGAAGGCGACCTTCACCCGCAATCCCCGGTACCGGGGGAGCCACGAGACACACGACGACACGGTCGAACTCGACGTCTTCCCCGACGCCGCCGCCATGGAGAAGGCCTTCGACGCACGGCGCGTCGACGTGATGGCCCACGCCATGTCCACGGACCGGGCCCGGCGGCTGCTCGCCGAACCCGAGGACGGCGTACGGCTCACCGAGATGCCCGGTCTCGCCATCGGCTACCTCGGCTTCGACACCGGCGCTCCCGCCGTCCGCGACCGGGCCGTCCGCCGCGCCGTCGCCCGGTCCGTCGACCGGGGCCGCATCGCGAGCCGGGTCCGGGGCGGCACCGTCGAGCCGCTGTACTCGCCGATACCCGCCGGCGTCACCGCCCACGCCAACGCCTTCTACAGCGCCTACGGCGAACCCGACACCGCCGGGGCCGCCGCCCTTCTCAAGAAGGCCGAGGTGCCCACCCCGGTCCGCTTCACCCTGCACTACCCGGACGACCGCCACGGCCCGGAGACCGCCGCCTTCGACGCGGTCGCGAAGCAGCTCAACGACACCGGCCTCTTCGACGTCACGGCCCGGGGCGTCCCCCGGGCCCGCTTCGGCCCGGCGCTGCTGCGCGGCGACTACGCCGTCCACGGCACGGTCCTGGTCCCCGACTTCCCGGACCCCGACGCCTACACGGCGCCCCTCCTCGGCCCCGCCGCCCCGCCCGAGGCCCGCACCCTCGTCGACCGGTCACGCCGCACGGCCGACCGCACCGCCGCCGTACCCGCCCTCGAACGGCTCCAGGACGTCGTCGCCCGCGACGTGCCCGTACTCCCGCTCTGGCAGGAGACGCGGTACACCGCGTCGCTGGAAGGCGTCGGCGGCGTCGAATGGGCGGTCGGGCCCGGCACCGATCTGCGGCTCTGGGAGCTGCGCCGGGGCAGCGCCTGA
- a CDS encoding response regulator transcription factor, which yields MAIRVLLVDDQPLLRTGFRMILEAEGDLVVVGEAGDGLQALDQVRALQPDVVLMDIRMPRMDGVEATRQITGPGRDGPAKVLVLTTFDLDEYVVEALRAGASGFLLKDAPADELVQAIRVVAAGEAMLAPSITRRLLDKYADHLPSGEEPVPDTLHTLTDREVEVLKLVARGLSNAEIAADLFVSETTVKTHVGHVLTKLGLRDRVQAAVYAYESGLVRPGAQ from the coding sequence GTGGCTATCCGCGTCCTTCTGGTCGACGACCAACCGCTGCTGCGCACGGGCTTCCGGATGATTCTGGAGGCCGAGGGCGATCTGGTGGTGGTGGGCGAGGCCGGTGACGGCCTCCAGGCCCTGGACCAGGTGCGCGCGCTGCAGCCCGACGTGGTCCTGATGGACATCCGCATGCCCCGGATGGACGGGGTCGAGGCGACCCGGCAGATCACCGGTCCGGGCCGGGACGGCCCGGCGAAGGTCCTGGTGCTGACCACGTTCGACCTCGACGAGTACGTGGTGGAGGCGCTGCGTGCCGGGGCCAGCGGCTTTCTGCTCAAGGACGCCCCGGCCGACGAGCTGGTGCAGGCGATCCGGGTGGTGGCGGCCGGCGAGGCGATGCTCGCCCCGAGCATCACGCGCCGGCTGCTCGACAAGTACGCGGACCATCTGCCGTCCGGCGAGGAGCCCGTGCCGGACACGCTGCACACGCTGACCGACCGCGAGGTCGAGGTGCTGAAGCTGGTGGCGCGCGGCCTGTCGAACGCGGAGATCGCGGCGGACCTGTTCGTCAGCGAGACGACGGTGAAGACGCATGTGGGCCATGTGCTGACGAAGCTGGGCCTGCGCGACCGGGTGCAGGCCGCGGTGTACGCGTACGAGAGCGGTCTGGTGCGCCCCGGCGCGCAGTGA
- a CDS encoding HAD family hydrolase, whose protein sequence is MTSTVPASPTRTAQGAALQAVLLDMDGTLVDTEGFWWDVEVEVFADLGHRLDEAWREVVVGGPMTRSAGYLMEATGADVTLDELTVLLNDRFEKRIGRGVPLMPGAARLLAELGRHDIPTALVSASHRRIIDRVLDSVGRHHFALTVAGDEVTRTKPHPEPYLTAARGFGAEPGLCAVIEDTATGVAAAEAAGCRVVAVPSVAPIAPAEGRVVVGSLEEVDLAFLRELIARGTAEHAR, encoded by the coding sequence ATGACCAGTACGGTTCCCGCGTCCCCGACCCGCACGGCCCAGGGCGCCGCCCTCCAGGCCGTCCTCCTCGACATGGACGGCACCCTGGTCGACACCGAGGGCTTCTGGTGGGACGTCGAGGTGGAGGTCTTCGCCGACCTCGGGCACCGGCTGGACGAGGCATGGCGCGAGGTGGTCGTCGGGGGACCGATGACCCGCAGCGCCGGCTATCTCATGGAGGCGACCGGCGCCGACGTCACCCTCGACGAGCTCACCGTCCTCCTCAACGACCGGTTCGAGAAGCGCATCGGCCGGGGCGTCCCGCTGATGCCGGGCGCCGCCCGCCTGCTGGCCGAACTGGGCCGCCACGACATCCCCACCGCCCTCGTCTCCGCCTCCCACCGCCGCATCATCGACCGGGTCCTGGACTCGGTCGGCCGCCACCACTTCGCGCTCACCGTCGCCGGCGACGAGGTCACCCGCACCAAGCCGCACCCCGAGCCCTACCTCACCGCCGCCCGCGGCTTCGGCGCCGAACCCGGGCTCTGCGCCGTCATCGAGGACACCGCCACCGGGGTGGCCGCGGCCGAGGCCGCCGGATGCCGGGTGGTCGCCGTGCCCTCCGTCGCACCCATCGCCCCCGCCGAGGGCCGGGTCGTCGTGGGCTCCCTGGAAGAAGTGGACCTCGCCTTCCTCCGGGAGCTCATCGCCCGAGGGACCGCGGAACACGCCCGATAG
- a CDS encoding RecB family exonuclease has translation MQCPLLYRFRVIDKLPEKPSEAATRGTLVHAVLERLFDSPAAERTPGRATALIPGQWDRLLESRPELAELFAGDEGGERLARWLGQAEQLVERWFSLEDPTRLEPAERELFVETELESGLRLRGVIDRIDVAPTGEVRIVDYKTGKAPRPEYAEGALFQMKFYALVIWRLKGVVPRRLQLVYLGSGDVMTYDPVVADLERVERKLLALWEAISLATRTGEWRPRPTKLCGWCDHQALCPEFGGTPPVYPLSVRPAGDGQDDQGRMDPVRAEAGRPVALDGH, from the coding sequence ATGCAGTGCCCCCTGCTGTACCGCTTCCGGGTCATCGACAAGCTGCCGGAGAAGCCCAGCGAGGCGGCTACCCGCGGCACGCTGGTCCATGCGGTGCTTGAGCGGCTGTTCGACAGCCCGGCGGCGGAGCGGACGCCGGGGCGGGCGACGGCGCTGATTCCGGGCCAGTGGGACCGGCTGCTGGAATCGAGGCCGGAGCTGGCCGAGCTGTTCGCCGGGGACGAGGGGGGCGAGCGCCTGGCGCGGTGGCTGGGGCAGGCGGAGCAGCTGGTGGAGCGCTGGTTCTCGCTGGAGGACCCGACGCGGCTGGAGCCGGCGGAGCGCGAGCTGTTCGTCGAGACGGAGCTGGAGTCGGGGCTGCGGCTGCGCGGGGTGATCGACCGGATCGACGTGGCGCCGACGGGCGAGGTCCGGATCGTCGACTACAAGACGGGGAAGGCGCCGCGTCCGGAGTACGCGGAGGGGGCGCTGTTCCAGATGAAGTTCTACGCCCTGGTGATCTGGCGGCTCAAGGGTGTGGTGCCGCGCCGGCTCCAGCTGGTCTACCTCGGCAGCGGCGATGTGATGACGTACGACCCGGTGGTGGCGGACCTGGAGCGGGTGGAGCGCAAGCTGCTGGCGCTGTGGGAGGCGATCTCGCTGGCGACGCGCACGGGCGAGTGGCGGCCGCGCCCGACGAAGCTGTGCGGCTGGTGCGACCATCAGGCGCTCTGTCCGGAATTCGGTGGGACTCCCCCGGTCTATCCGCTGAGCGTCCGCCCGGCCGGTGACGGGCAGGATGACCAGGGCAGAATGGACCCGGTCCGGGCTGAGGCCGGCCGGCCTGTGGCCCTCGACGGGCATTGA